A genome region from Mycobacterium florentinum includes the following:
- a CDS encoding tyrosine-protein phosphatase has translation MGGQRVATGGLVAPGSVYRIGGSLVSDDDLDALDALRLRTIIDLRGSGEDRSVMQGFASQRSIMYGNIPIRVATVGQLASVPSSVEGARAFMERVYRQLVETHGPQLAAAISALDSPSPIGVGCAAGKDRTGVLIALLHETLGVPREVALAEYLRCAPDPALVGDRLVRLMPAGYRVTPGFRCILEPRPDALLAALTWIDDTHDGVEGYLTTVGVAPATIKRLRRTMVRPPDAPQAG, from the coding sequence ATAGGCGGGCAGCGGGTTGCGACGGGAGGGCTGGTCGCGCCGGGTAGCGTCTACCGTATTGGGGGTTCGTTGGTTTCCGACGACGATCTTGATGCGTTGGACGCCTTACGGCTGCGTACGATCATCGACCTTCGTGGATCGGGCGAAGACCGCTCGGTCATGCAAGGTTTCGCGTCGCAGCGATCGATCATGTATGGGAACATCCCGATTCGCGTCGCAACAGTCGGGCAACTCGCCTCGGTGCCAAGCTCGGTCGAAGGTGCACGCGCCTTCATGGAGCGCGTGTATCGACAGTTGGTCGAGACCCACGGACCACAGTTGGCAGCAGCTATATCCGCCCTAGACTCGCCGTCTCCCATCGGCGTCGGCTGTGCTGCCGGTAAAGATCGCACGGGTGTGTTGATAGCACTGTTACATGAAACGCTTGGCGTACCAAGGGAAGTCGCTTTGGCCGAATACCTTCGGTGCGCTCCCGACCCGGCCCTCGTCGGAGACCGGTTAGTGCGGTTGATGCCGGCAGGCTATCGGGTCACTCCCGGCTTCCGTTGCATTCTCGAACCTCGCCCGGATGCCCTCCTAGCGGCCCTGACCTGGATCGACGACACCCACGATGGCGTCGAGGGCTACCTGACCACCGTCGGCGTCGCGCCGGCCACCATAAAGCGTCTGCGCCGCACCATGGTGCGGCCTCCCGATGCGCCGCAGGCGGGATAA
- a CDS encoding TetR/AcrR family transcriptional regulator has protein sequence MKENQLRRRWREHSGDSSPETAIFAAMERLLIDQPLHEVSVEKILQASGVSRAAFYYYFSSKYDVVASLAETVLDEIYHLLDAWADSGGEPSPALLQRGLRSGVDMWTTHGPLLAAMIENMHAAGGLKESWVGFLDRFTQTVAAKIEADRRDGTAPGGLPADAVAGALVWSSERLLYLGLRGLDPAIPTVEAAGNALIVLWTTAIYGEVDMQNSGTS, from the coding sequence ATGAAGGAGAACCAGCTTCGTCGGCGATGGCGTGAGCACTCAGGTGACAGCAGCCCCGAGACGGCGATCTTCGCTGCCATGGAGCGTCTGCTGATCGACCAGCCGTTGCACGAAGTGAGCGTGGAGAAGATCCTGCAGGCTTCCGGGGTTTCACGCGCGGCGTTTTACTATTACTTCTCGTCGAAGTACGACGTGGTCGCCTCCTTGGCCGAGACGGTGCTCGACGAGATCTATCACCTGCTCGACGCGTGGGCTGACAGTGGTGGTGAACCCTCGCCGGCACTGTTGCAGCGTGGCCTGCGCAGCGGTGTGGATATGTGGACCACGCACGGTCCGCTGCTGGCCGCGATGATCGAGAACATGCACGCGGCAGGCGGTCTAAAAGAGTCCTGGGTGGGCTTTCTCGACCGGTTCACCCAAACAGTCGCCGCCAAGATCGAGGCAGACCGAAGAGACGGGACGGCACCTGGCGGGCTGCCGGCGGACGCTGTCGCCGGCGCCTTAGTGTGGTCGTCCGAACGCCTGCTCTATCTGGGGTTGCGCGGACTCGATCCCGCGATTCCGACGGTCGAGGCGGCCGGAAATGCGTTGATCGTCCTGTGGACCACGGCAATATACGGCGAAGTCGACATGCAGAACTCGGGCACCTCATGA